The nucleotide window AGAATTTCAGATAAATCCTACTTTTTTAATAGAAGAAAGAAAGGCTAGATTTAATAAATAAGAGAGGTATGATTACTTTTAAAAAACAAAAAAGCTTCACAAAAAGTGAAGCTTTAATGGTGGTCCCACGAGTACTTAGTTTGTGAATCATTCTAAAACACATTTAATGACAATCGCTGGATTGTCGGTAGTGTCAGTAAATATTAATGCTCTGTCATTAAATAAGATTTAAAATAATTCAGAATTATTCAAACTAAAAACACCCTCTCAAGCACCCTAGTTTGGTACATAATTCGCTTTGTTTTAAACATAATTTAAAATAAAAGCAATGAGCAGTTTAGTATTACAAAGCACACATGGTGTAATTAGATTTAGTTTAAAAGATTCAATTAAAAGTTTAGAATTAACTCCTAAAAAAGAGAGTTTAATTATGTTGCATTTTTCTTCTAAGGGAAGACGCTTTAAAAGAAGTATTGGTTATAAATGTAACTTGAAGAATTGGGATGTAACTAAGCAAAGAGTTAAAACAGGCAAAGGAATGGTTACTAATGCATATGAAGTTAACTCATTTATAGGTAATATTCAATCTTATGCAGAAGGGGAGCTCACTAAAATGAAAAAGGAGAATGGTTCTATAGATGTAAAAATGTTATCATCTTTAATAGAGAAAAGGATAAAAGGAGGAGGTGAAATAGATAGGGATGAAGAGAGAAATAAAGATTTGATTTATTATTCTAAAAAAGTGTTAGAGCAAAAGAAGAGTCAAATTAAAATTGGAACAATAAGATCTTGTAATCAAACAATTAAAATGTTAGAAAAGTATGAGAAATCAAAAGGGTATTTGTTACAGTTTGATGATATTGACTTGTCTTTTTACAGGAGTTTTGTTCAGTTTTTAGAAAAAGAGGGTTATAGTTTAAATAGTGTTGGTAAGCACATCAAGAACCTGAAAGTTTTTCTTAATGATGCTTTAACTAATGGAATTACTGATAATGCAATTTTTAAAAGTAGAAGTTTTAAGGTGTTAAAAGAAACTACAACAGATATTTTTCTCACGAAATCAGAAGTGGGAATTCTAGCTAAAGAAGATTTTAGTTTGAGATCAAAAATAGAATTAGCAAGGGATATTTTTTTAATAGGTTGCCTTACTGGTCAAAGAGTTAGTGATTACAATGGTTTAACTGATGAAAATATTGAAATTATTGATGGTCATAAATTTATTAAGGTGCGTCAGAAAAAAACTGATACAATTATACATATTCCAATTACGTCTAAAATTAAAGAGATAATGAATAGGTATAATGGGAAGTTTCCGCCAAAATTAAGTGAATCAAAATTAAGAGAAAATATAAAATTGGCTTGTAAAAAAATAGGTTTTAAAGATTTAATAACAGTTTCTTATACAAAAGGAGGTCAATTAGTGAAAAAAGTAGTTCCAAAGTATGATTTAGTCAAGACACATACTGCAAGAAGAACATTCTGTACAAATCATTATATAGATCAAAAACCAATTCAAAATATTATGCTTTTTTCTGGTCATAAAACTGAACGAGAATTTTTGAAGTATGTTAGGATTGAAAAAAGAGAGGAGGCTTTACTTGTAATAGAAAGTGGTTTTTTTGATTGATTTTAATTACATCTTTGATAGTTTAAAACAAAATTTCTTACTATCAAAGATGTTTTAACTTGTTTAGTATTCTGTTCCTTTTGCTAAAGTTAAAGACCGAATAAAGTTTTTTAACTTCTCTATATCCTAAATTGATATTCTACTTTAAATAATTATAGGTTAATAATATTAAACCTATGACAGTTTTAAAAGTCTATAAGTAATCTTCAAAAGATAGTTTTTTATTTAGATTTATATCAATACCATGATATTATAAGTTTTAAGTCTTATAAACTATATTTAATTACTCGATTAAAACTAAAGCTTTTCTTAACAAAATACGAAACACTTAAAACCAATCATTTTAATATGTTTTAATGAAAGTATTTTCTTAAAATATTTCCGATTTTGTTTAATTCTTTATCTAAATAGTAATTGTATGAACTTCTAAAAAGCCTTCGGTTGTTTCTGAAAAAGCTTGGTGCCAAGGAGAAGTGTCACTATCTAATAGTCCAATGCAACCCAAAGTACCTAGTGTATTACCATCTGGATGTACCCCAAGTTCTGTTCGATTAGTGGAAAACTGTGGTTGCAAAAACTGAAACCAGCATTTGTTTAATGAATCACAATAGGCATGATTATTTGGTGAGCGTTCATTTAAATCATATTTTCTAAATTTATACAAACCATCTGGTAAATCTCCATTTCCATGGGGGCCACTTAAAGCTAAGGAATTAAGTCCTTTATTGTTCCAAGTTAAATAACCATATGCTATCCCACCTTCTATTCTGTCTATTGTAAATTTAACATCAATCATATTATCTATTTTTGAAAATTTAAATACTGAACTGTGCAGTATTGACTAAACAGTTTTCTATTTTAAATTAATCTTCTTTTTTCTTATAAGTATAAATCCTTTTGGAAGAGTCATCTTTACATATCTCAAGAGAATCAGTTACTATGTATTTTTCCATATTTACCATAGCTTTAGTTTCCGTGCATGATCCATTATATCGAAAAACAAAGTGCACATCTTTTAATGAGCCACAATTAGTTTCCCTAATAAAAATAGCCTGAAAGTTGTCCGAATATAACAATGAAGGGCATTTATCTGTAGCTATTTCTGCTTTCTTTGAATCACATTTTTCATTCCAGCATTTTTCTGCTTCCTTTTTTGTTAAAGGACCACAAATAAGTTTATAATTATTAGCTCCTGATATTTTTTTACCCCAATGTACATCAGGACAAGTTCCTCTAGTTTTGTGTTTAAATACATACCAATTTTTTTCGTTTGGATCATTTAATTTAGTCTCTTTTTTACAACTAAAGATAAATACTAAAGCTATTAAAAATAAAAGTGTTTTTTTCATGTTTTCTAAATTTTAAATTTTATATAATTGATTAATCTTAAGCCTTTTATAGGGAGTTGAGAGGAGTCGATGTTTTTTCTATCGAAGTTGTCATGTTGCTCAAACTCTAGTATAACAATCTCTTTAAAATTATCGTTTTTAATTTTATAATTTTTATTGCTGTTAAAATTTAAAGTTTCTGAATCTTGTAATAGTTTTTCATTAAAAAACATATTTTTAACTCGATGCTTAAATTTACAACATAAGTATACTTTTTTTTCTCCTTTTCTAAAATGCTCATTAGTAATAATTATAGTATTTCTATTCTTATTTAAAACGAACTTCTTTGTACTATAAACAGGTAATATTTCTGGTTTTGTTATTTTAGATATTATTGAATTTTTTTCTTTTAATATTTCAAAATATTTATTCTTAAATTCAATATCACTTTTTTTACCATAAGCAATTTTAAAACCCATTAACTTAACAAAGAATGCTTCAAGATTAACTTTTCTAAACTTAGAACTATTGATTGATAATACTATTTGAAACATCTTTAAATCAGTATTATAATATGGTTGGCAAACTAAGATTTTATAAAAACTTTCTCCAATTTTTATATTTTTAATTCCTAATGAAAGAAGTTCATCAATTTTACCTTGTGAGTTAATGTTGTTTGTGTTAATGTATTTTTTAAACTCTTTTTTTAAAGTATTACCCTTATTATCTTTTTCTGTACCATAATTTAAGAATTCATCTATTCTGTTTTCAGATAATTTCCCTCCTTCATTGATTAGTTTAGTAATGTCTTCTCCTAACAAAGAGACATCTCCTGAATTTTCTTCAAACAATTCTTTAAAGTTAGCATCTTTATACTTACCAATAATTAACGCAAATTTATTTTTAACTCCTTCTCTCATAAAATTTTGATTGAACAAAATTCTTATAAGAAACTGCCTTTCATTTGAAATCTTACCTCCTTTACTATTATTTTGAATAGTGTATAATAATAAATCTGTTTCTAATTCAGGAACTTCTGGAATCGTGTTATTAGGAACTATTAAATCTAGTATGTTTTTGCCTTGAGTTCCAATTTCACTTTCAAAAGTTTTATTAGGAAAATAACCTTGAAAGGCAGAAGAAGCAAAAAGTTTAATTCTTTTTTTTCTATAAAAAGGGTGACCTTCATCTTTTATAATTATTTCATTAGGTTCTCTGATTAGGTGAATTTTATTTGCATTATAAGATTGACTTAAAAATTCTAAACCATTTACTTCTATATTATCATTAGGATCCCTGTAAAATTTTATTTTTTTGGGAATGATAATATCCATAATGCTTATTTCTGGATTTATTAATTCATTTAGGACACAACATTCACATAAAGTTTTTTGTTTTTCTTTACAATCCTCAAAAATAAAATCTTTATGATATAATTTATATTTATCTAGTTTAGTGTCGTAAATAATATCCATATTCAAAACTCTAAAAACATGATTTTCTTTATAAACATCATCTTGTTGGCTATAATATTTTTCAACTTTAAACTTTGATACAAATGAATTGTACCAAAGCTCAAAGTTATCTTCGTCATTATTTATTTTAATTATTAAGACATCTTTTTCATTAAGTTTTATTCTAAAAATTTCTTGACCAATACTTTTGTTTTTCAGGTATTTGTCCATTTCTTTTTTTGATTCAAAACCTTTTTCTATTGCGTATTTCGTTGTGTTAAAGTAAGTTCCGTAATGAGTTATGCGAATACCAGAATCATTATTTTTTAAAACATACCATCTATCTCTATTGTTCTTTTTTATTTTTAATAATCTGTCATATAACCGAATTCTTAATTTTATTATTTTGGGATACGATTTTGTTTGGAGATTCTCATGTAAACTACCTTCTTTTTGAACAAAAAAGTCTACTGGGTATTCATTTTTTAATAAATCGTTTTTACTGTAATTACTTCTTAAATCACTTAAATTTCCATTGTCTAGATTCAAAGTTTCTGTTTCTTCATAATACTTTATACTTTTGGTAGCGTAATTGTTTGCGTCCTTTAAAAAATATTCTAACCTCCATTTATTTTGATTATTGGAAGTAAACCTTGATACAATTTTATTTAACTTATCAAAATCTATTAAGAATTGATCTGTATACTCAGGTAAAGACGGCTTATCAATAAAAGCAAAGTTTAATGGTTCTCCTATTTTTCCTATACCCCAAGTGTTAGAGGCAAGCAAAATAGAAAAAGCACCCAAAGGAATTTTTTCAATAATAGTTTTATTATCTATAGCAAAACTATTTGTTTTACCTGTTTTTTTAGCTTCAATTTTCACCCCTTTAGCTTTATTATAATAGGGATAAGTTTCTTGTAATGAGAAAATAGCAGTTTTTTTATTTGTTATAATGTTTTCTTTATTGAAATGAAAATACTGAGCTGTAAACAAATCGTTAGGAGAAACTTTAACTTCTTTTATTCTTGGATCTGCTAAGTAGTATATTTTTTTGTCAAGACTTTGGTATTTCCTTATTTCTTTAAGAGATCTTTTCTCTAATTCGATACATCTTTTAATAAATTGATTAATATCATTAGTATTGATTTTTTCTTTACTTAAAAAACCAAGTTGTTTAAATTTTTCCCATGTAATTCTTGGTGGATATAAATATCGTTTTTCACTATTTTCATGCTCTAAAAAATTAACAATCATAGCATTTTTACTATCTACAAAAGAAGTGTTTTCGTTTTCATAATTCTCTTTAGAAATAATAATTGGAGATCCAACATTCTTGTATGGGTATTCTTTGATTAAGAAACTTTTATCAAAAACTTCCGATTTATAATCTTCATAAGATAGAATCTGTTTAGGGAACACTTTGGATTGATTTCTTAATTTCCATTCTTCTTTAGTTTCCAAAAAATAATTGAAAGGTGTTACAGATCTTAAATAAAAGATATATTCGATTCCACATATTAATTGAGGATTATTACTTTTAACAAAAGATTCTTTTACTATAAAATTATCATTTATTAAACATTGTAAGGCATTGTCGTCATTAAACTCAGTAGTAGGTGCTTCATCAAAAGCATCAACTTTACTTTCTATAGATTTTTTTGTAACCCTATTTAATCCTAAGTTTTCTCCTTTCCAAGAAAAAAGTAAGGATGGTAAATATTCATTATCTTCACCTGTTGTGATAGTTGTATTTGGCAACAAATAGTCTGAAGTAATGATTGAGGTATTTTCAATAATTTTATTATTACTATCAAAATACTCCTTCTTAACCATACTTAAACTTTTAAATACACTATCATTACTTCTTATTAAATCTCCATCTTTTTTATATTCTTTTAAAAGAACATTAAATCCAAAAATGTTGTTAATAATAAAAGGGTTTATTATTTTATTATTCTGATTCTGGTCTTTTTTATATTTAACATTAACATATATACCATCATTTTCACTCTCATTATCAGACAACTTTGCTTTATATTTATCATAAAAAGTAACTTCAATCCTTTGACGTTCACTTTCACTTTCACTTCCACTATCAAAATCAGAATAACGTCTGAATGAAGATAAACCAATTTTACTTAGACCATTATAAAATTTATCATCTTTTGTTTTCCATAATTTATATGGATAAGGATTTTCTACTTTAAATTCATCTTGATATATTTTAGAAGTTTTAATTGAGTAAGAGAATTTATAGAGGGAAACCCCTTTATTATCAAAATCATTAAAATCATCGAGACATAATTTAAAAGTTTTTATAATACCATATTTTTTCTCTGCCAAAGTAGGTTCTTCAAGTAGCTTGTTATAAAAAGTTGTAAACTTAATTTGTTTGTCATAATTTCTAAACCTAGAAGAATTATTATTGTTATTGTCTTCAGCATGTTTTTTACCTTCATTTAAAATTTTATCATAATCTTCCTCCTCAATATTTTTTATTTTATCAAATATATCATCATTTTCAATTGAAAAACTATCATACCCGAAAGTATCTGTTGTTCTACTTTGAAAATTAAATTGTTGGACTCTTGTGAAATTATTTGAACCTCTTGTTCTTAAGTTACGAATTTCATTATCATATAAATAAGGTTTAGATCCAATTAATGGAAATGATTTATCTTTATTATTTATAATGTTGATTGAAGTGTCATTTAACTTACTTTTTATTGTGTCTAAAATTCTAGTATAAAAATCTTTAATAAAAATAGGATTCTTAGAATTAGAACTCAAATCATTGAAATTTTTAAACGTTCTTCCTCCAAAGTCAATCTTTTCAAAACCTGTGCCAGGAGATGTTGAAATACCTACTGCCATAAAGCATTTAAAAATTGCATATACTTTATCTCCGACAACTTCTACTCCATGAGGATAAGCAATTGGTTTAAAATCTAAATGACTTTCAATGATTTTTTCTAACTTCATAACACTAAAAAATAGATTTAAAATATTCTATATCTCTTTGTTCTTTATCTTTTACTATGAATTCCTCTTCTGACTTCTCACAAGAAACTTCTTTACCTCCAACAATTATGGAGTTTAATTTAAAGTTTTTTGAAGGCTGATTGTATTTATACGTAATTACTTTAGAATTGGACTTATTTTTTTCGTTACTTATAAGTTTAAAATCCTTGAACAAATACTCATCACCTTTAGAATCTTTATTAGATGATACTGAGATATAGATTGCTTCATTCGACAATCTTTCTTCAAAAATGTTTGAGTCAATATATTCAAGCTTATGAATTCTAAGAGTTTGTTTTAGTTGTTCTGCGCTATCACTTTTTTCTTTAGCTCCATATATGGTTTTTTTCATTCTAGCTTTAACTTTTAAAGTAAAGAAACTGGAAAACCTTTTCTTAAAAGTAATTATACAAACCCCGTCTAAACGATTTCCGTCACCTTCTAATCCTAAATAAAATGAAGCTGAAGCTGAAAAAATTCCTAAAATGCTAAACTTACCAACACATAATATATAGGCTTTTATTTGATAGTTACCATAATAACGCTTAATGTAAATACCACCAACTAAATAAGCAACCCCTTTTGCTACACCTCCAATATCAGCTTGATAAATAGCTCCAAATTCTAGAACAACTATTAACCCTACAATACCTTGCTTTGGCTCTACAATTATGTTGAAATAACCTTGCCCTCCAAAAGCTAAATAAATCAATCCAAATTTATTTAATGGAGACCCTAAACCGAATTGTAATTGTAAAGATTTATTTGGGTCAAAAGGGAGAGTTAAAAGAGCTGAAAAAGAAATGTTGAAAAATTTAAACGGTGCAGCATCAATTGTAAATGGAGGTAAAATATAATTTACCATTGCACCAGAAGAGTTTACCTCAAATATAAGGTTGTTGCTTATGCCGTTTAAATACTCTTGAATTGCTGAAACAAAACTTAAACAACCTGCAAATTGAACATCTCTAATTTTTACTTGAAAATCATCTTTTACATCGGAACCAGAAATAAACCTAATTTTTTCAAAATCTACATAGATTAATTTCAAAAAACCTATTTGAAAATCTACAAAAGTTGTATCTGTTAAAAATGATTGCTTTGATAATACAGGAGAAGCACCTAAAGAAGGAATATTGAATTCAAGTGAATAATTAACATTTACTGATAGCTCAGTATCTCTAGTAGGAACAAAAGAAATTATACCTAAGTCAATATTATTAAAATTCTTTGTTTTAAACTGATAGTTTAATTTTTGAGTTGTTGCCTCTTGTAATTTTTCTTTAAACTCTCTAATTTCTTTTACAAATTTTTGAACCTTAAGGTTTCTTGGGTCATTTTGTAAAACTTTTATTTGTTTTTGATATTCATTATCTAATTCTTTTTTCTTTCGATCAAAGAAGCCTTTAATTTGCTCTTCTTTATCTTTTAATATATTTTTCTCATTTTCTAAATTAATCTTTAACTTTTCTAATTCTAAATTAATTTGTTGTTCAAATTTGTAATATGCTAAAATGCCAGTGGTTATCTTATTGAAAGTTTTATTCACTTCACTTTTATATTTTTCTGAAAAATCAGATTGATCTAATTTTTTAAAAATATTTGTTTTCTCTTTTTCAATAGTTTTTTTAATAATTATTATTTTAGGTTTAATCTTATCGTCAACTTCTTTTAAAATCTTATCTAAGTCACTTAATAAGGCACCTTTCAAATCATCTGAAATTTTATTTAATTGATTGTCATTAATTAAGAAGTCTGTTTTTAAAGAATCATAATAATTTTTATAAAACTCATATTTTTTAAAATAAACATCAATTTTTTTAATATTTTCAAAGTATATATCTATTTCTGAAGAATTTTTCTCTAGAGTTTTTTGTAGTATAGTACTGTATTTATCAAGTGTTTTTTCTGTCTTTAGAGAGACTTCATTTTCTAATCTTTTATAATTAGTAAGGTTCAGTTTTTTAAAATATTTAGATGCTTTTTCAACTCCTGTTATAAAAGCTAAATAATTCTTATTCCATACATCACTTAAGGTTTTTGTTTCCTCACTTGATTCTAGTGCTATTTCTTTCTTAAGCTCTCTTAATTCATCTAAAAATAGTTCGTAAACAAGCTTTGAATTATATTTTTTTTCAATAAGTTTCTTCTCTTCTTCATTTGAATTTTTAATTATGTCATTTGATTTTCTAATTACATATAAAAATCTGTAAAAAATATAACTAGAAAAGATATTTATTAATTCTTTCTCAGGTTTAAAACTTTTTAATAAGCCTTTTATATTGTTTTTAAATAAGATTAATTTTTTCTCTAACTTTTCTTTCTCATCAGACGTTGGAAAAACTGGATAATAATCTGTAAATTTTATTTCATCTAGATTTTTATTAAAGTTTTTAAGTAAATTTTCATCTAATCTTTTTATAAACTTTTCTTTTAAGTTATTGCCAATTTCCTCAAGTTTGTCTGTCTCTTGGATAATATTGTATACTTGTTCTAGACCACTTTCGTATTTAGATAATAAATCATTTTGTCTAAGTATGTTATTTACTTGTCCCTTAAGTTCTTTTTTTACTTTCTTAAAATCATTAGAAATATTATCACTTATAAGAGATTTACTTTTATTTATGTCATCTTTTATTTTTTTAATCTCATTTTCAAGATTCTCATATTCAACAGTCCATTTGTCATAAATACTTTTTAAACTTTCAAATTTGTCTTTAATATTATCGAATGCTTTGTCTGCGTCTTTAATAAAATTAAAAGCGGGTAGTTCATCAATTCCTAATACTTTACCTACAATGTCTAGTAAGTTAATTCCAAAAATCTCTGCTTCTAATGCTTCAAAAACTGTGTTTGTTTCTATTGAAGATTCTATTGAAACATTTCCTCCCTTTTTTGCAGACTCTTCTAATCTGTTTTTATATTTTTCATTATGACTTTCACTATAAGTTATACCATTGTCTAATACAGAAATATGACTAATAGTAATACCTGGGTTAACAGCACCACCTGAATTTCTATAATTAGTGCTAAAAAAAACCTTTTAAAGGCTCGTTTTCAATAGAAAGAGGGTTTTCATGTAAGCCTTTTTTTAAATTAATTAATTTAAAAAGGAGGTGATATTTATTTTGAGATTTAATATCAAAATCATTAAAAGATGAATTATCTTTTCTTTCCCAAAAAGATTTTGTTAAAGCAACATTTCTATAAACATCTTTTCCTTCAATTTGGCTTATTTGAGGGATAACAACCTCAGCATGGTGTAAAAAAGGAATTAAAGGGTATTTTGCACTAAAAGGGTCTAAAGAAATGTCATTTTCATCACAATCTAATTCCTTGTAATCTTCAGGCACCTTTTCAATTACAATTTTTTCAGGGGCTTCAGAAAACAGAAATATGTTTCTTGTTTTAAAACTAGCATTATTAGATTTTGGGTTAACTAAATATTCCCCCTCAAACTCTGTTTGAAGTGTCGTTATATCTGCGTAGGTAATTTCATTGTCAATTTTAATGCTGTAGTGATTAATTAAATTTAAATTAGGAGAATTTATTTTATTTCTTATAGCTTTTAATAATTTTTGAATATTGTTTTTACTATTGAAATTTCTTGTTACTTCATAAGTATATTTATTATCACATTTACTATTTGGTTTTCCTTTAATTAATTGACAGTTTGGATTCAAGTTACCAATGTGACGAATATCTATATCTTTATTACTATTGGTGTCATATTTAAACTCGGTATTCTTATCGCATTTAAAAACATACTCTCCAGATTTAATATTGTAGGATTCTGCAGAAATAAAAATCATTTTAGAATAAAAAATATGCTCTTTCCCTTTTTTGTCTACGCCAATATATTTGAACTCTAAATCATTCTTTAATTTAAAATCAGAGGATATATTTTTATTGCAAAATTTATTTAAATCTTCTTTTTGGACATGGTATGTAGAGTCTCCAAGTTTAACAGGTGTAAAGTATGCGCCTTTTGTTAACGTCTTAATTTTAACAAAACTCGTTTTACCTATTATTTGAGAATTTATTAATTCCTTTTCAAACTCTAGGTAAGAAATATAATACCTTAATAGTAGAAAAGATTTACCCTCTTTAAACTTTCTTTCTGCAACAGTAGAAATTAAAAGCTTTAACCCAGTAAAAACGTCTATAGCCCTAAACGTAACAGAGACATAATTATCTCTCGCATATTTAATATGTTGTTCCCAACTGACGATAGTTGTATTTTCAATTGGTTGTTCATTTTTATATTTTAATTTAGTTGATGTTCCTAAAGCAGAAATTTTGAAAAAATTAGATACAACATCCCTTTTACTATAAGGAAGCATCGTTAATTCATTAAGTTCTTTTCTATGAGACGGGTAAGGAAGTAATTTTATGTGAGATTCATCCTCATGTTTAACATCATTATCAATAGCTTTTTGACTTTCATAATCTACTACTTTAAAACGTGGAGGATAACTATTCCCATTAATAGATTGGAACTTTAATTGATTCTCCCAAATATTATTTAAAGAATAAAAAGATGAACCTTTTTTAGAATGTTCTAATAGATTTAGATTTATATTAGAACTAAAGGAAAATTCACCAATTTGTCTTTCAAATTTGTAACCTTGTTTTGGTTCACTAATAGGAGAGAGAAACATTTTATAAGGTGCCTCGAAAGTAGAAAAATATTGAATTTCATCATTTTCGTTTTTATATGATAAAGGAAGGTTTTTAAGTTTTTCTTCATTACCTTGAAAATGTTCTTTTATGTTACATAATAATTCTCTTTTTTCTCTTAAATTAAGACTTGAAAGCTGCCCTTTAGAATTTTTTAGATGATCTAACGTAACTAGCTCAAAATTATTTTTCCAATCTAATATGTAAGATTCATTAATTCTGAATCTTTTTTTGTTTTCAACATTTTTAAGAACTAACCAAGAACTTCCAGATAAAAAAGATTTTTTTCTGTTTTTAAGCTGACCATCTTTATCTGCTAAACTAGTA belongs to Tenacibaculum sp. MAR_2010_89 and includes:
- a CDS encoding site-specific integrase; protein product: MSSLVLQSTHGVIRFSLKDSIKSLELTPKKESLIMLHFSSKGRRFKRSIGYKCNLKNWDVTKQRVKTGKGMVTNAYEVNSFIGNIQSYAEGELTKMKKENGSIDVKMLSSLIEKRIKGGGEIDRDEERNKDLIYYSKKVLEQKKSQIKIGTIRSCNQTIKMLEKYEKSKGYLLQFDDIDLSFYRSFVQFLEKEGYSLNSVGKHIKNLKVFLNDALTNGITDNAIFKSRSFKVLKETTTDIFLTKSEVGILAKEDFSLRSKIELARDIFLIGCLTGQRVSDYNGLTDENIEIIDGHKFIKVRQKKTDTIIHIPITSKIKEIMNRYNGKFPPKLSESKLRENIKLACKKIGFKDLITVSYTKGGQLVKKVVPKYDLVKTHTARRTFCTNHYIDQKPIQNIMLFSGHKTEREFLKYVRIEKREEALLVIESGFFD